From the genome of Scylla paramamosain isolate STU-SP2022 chromosome 37, ASM3559412v1, whole genome shotgun sequence:
gataaACAGCTAtgatgttaggtgttctgagctgtctccaccagtttcctcaccccccagctgctgtgtacaggggccttatccgcccatgtatggagtatgcttcacatgtttggaggggttccactcataccgctttttTAGAGAGactgaaatcaaaagcttttcgttttatcaattctcttctaactgactgccttcagcttttttctcaccgccgcagtgttacatctcttgctgtcttctaccgctaatttcacgctaactgctcttctgatcttgctaactgcatgcctcccctccttccgcggcctctctaatgcaagagtcaaccactattctcaatcattcatccctttctctggtaaactcgaactccctgcctgcttctgtatttcctccttcctatgacttgaactctttcaagagggaagtttcaaggtacttatccttcaattttcgatgattctcttgacgtcgcttttgggactggcgtctaaatgggattttttttccggtttttttttttttttctcttggccaatgaccctcttacgtaaaaaaaaaataaaataaaataaaataccatTATACTGTTTGTTCGTCCTGTGGCTGCACCAGGAGCAGTGATGATGGAGGGATATCATATCACCGGTAAAGTGTAGAGATTTTCACGACTAAGCATCacatgaaatgataaaaaaaaaaaaaaaactgttacatCATTAGCGCGTTAAAAGACGTGGGAGAACATATGACAAGTTATTTCAAGAATTTCACTTGCAGTTCGTGTTCTGTGAGATCCACATGCAAGCAAATCAAATTACAGTAATGCAGAGCTCTATATGTGTCAGCAGAAGTGCAGTGAACACTTACAATTAACTATTAGAAGTAATAAATGATGTGATAAATCTTGATGCGTTTGTATGTCACAAACTCCTCTGCTGCAATATTCACTTTCTGACTAACAGTTATGACTTACACAAACAAATAGTAATCAAATTACTGGAATacatagttgttgttttttttttttttgttgcttcaaAGTTAATATCAACATATAATAATTTCgcaaaagcttgaaaaattgaGCAAAAACACAATGTTGGAGTAAAGGTGTCTTGAGCCCCGGGCGGTGAGGCATACATGGCTCCTCTgattcccttttcttttgtttctctttttaattgGAACGTTTGAATGCCTAACTATTTTGGCCTCCTTTTTTGCGTACGCCCGTGGTGGCCTCCCCTAAAGTCATTCAGGAGCTGCTGTCATCATCCCTTAATCCATCATTGCAAATAATATATCGCCCAGTTTAACCTGACCTAGCCCACCATACTGTATGAATAGCAAGTAGTTATTATGCATATTCTATAGGAAAAATGGAGATGGATTTAACAGAATCTCATATTGCGgtggtctttttctttttttatgtactgcACAAGGGAACCAGACCaaggacaaaaacaaagcaATTAAAATAAGCTTGCTATTGCATGGATGTAAATATTGCGTGATGGATGTCTGTGCATTGCGTCTACCTtagggacaaagaaaaaatatagagaaaatcaTCTTTGCAGTGTGTTATGATAGTGACACTCCATCTGTTCACCTAAAAGGCCGTCAccaagaatctttttttttttttttggtggtgtaGCATTCCCCAGTGGCTGTTGTAGCATATTAGCATAGCACGTAAACAGTTTGTGATTTTAAGTCTGCGATCTGATATTCGTATCTGCAGAATTGGTTGAAATGTTTTGTCTGTGGCAGTAATGTTTGTGATGCTTGCATCTGCATGACTGTTTCGTGTTTGTTTTAGTCAGCGATCAGTCCACCTCACGCAACACAATGTACAGCCGGCTCCAcacttgatgaagcagccttcctaCCCTTACTTTTACCTAAAGCGACGTGTCATCTCAAGGGATTTTAACAGATAAATATCATTCCCCAGAAGTTATGACGTGTCAGTTAAGCCACGCCTCCTTTCCCAACCCTACTCCATGTCCATCCCCCCCCATCCCCACTCCATCCTTGTTCTTACATTTCGCCTGTCACCCTCTCCTTGCTTATCTCCTACATCTAAgcaccccccctcctctctctctctctctctctctctctctctctctctctctctctctctctctctctcattcatatcTAAACGTTCAGAACAATTTTTacagtataacacacacacacacacacacacacacacacacacacacacacacacgcatagcgCAGGTGGAGGGTGGTGAGAGGTCATCATTCCCTTGAGTCTATGGATTAACTTCTGGATCGAGAGAAAGATGGGGGGTGAAGGGGGATAAAGGCTACAAGACGCTGCCCTTGTAAGTGTAAGCAACAACTTACGTAGATCACATTATACCCACCTCTATTTAGTGACTGGGTTGTCATTAGAAAGTACCCGTACGTCTTgcgtttttactttttgtttcgagagagagagagagagagagagagagagagagagagagagagagagagagagagagagagagagagagagagagagattgttttatATGATACAAGTCACAACTTGCCGGCCTTCTGACGCCGGTGCGATGCCAGGCCACTGACAGACTCTCAATCAGTCATGCCTCACTAGAAGCCGGTGACGCGCAGCACACAGCGTGCACTTCCAGCCCGCTCGGCGCTCACTCTGGGTCTGCAGTGTGCAGGGCGCAGGCGAGCCGTGACTCACTGAACACCACTTGGCACAGGGAGGCCATGAGAACAGTGCCCCTCTTCTGCGCCCTCATTTCAAACAACACACACTTGTAAATGGAAAGCAGGAGTGGAGACGCGGCCACACCCGCCACAGTCAACCCGCCACACAAGTCCACAGAACACAAAACGCAGCAACAGCCGCCACagtccacacaacacaacacgcgaACAAAACCACCTCATTtcaaacagaacacacttgtaaaaggaaagcaggagggaagagacAGCCACACCCGCCACGCtccacaaaacactcaaacacggccacactcgccacagtccaccacacactcaaacacggccacactcgccacagtccaccacacactcaaacgcggccacactcgccacagtccacccaccacacactcaaacgccgccacactcgccacagtccaccacacactcaaacgcggccacactcgccacagtccacccaccacacactcaaacacggccacactcgccacagtccaccacacactcaaacgcggccacactcgccacagtccacccaccacacactcaagcgctgccacactcgccacagtccacccaccacacacacaaatacagccacactcgccacagtccacccaccacacaaGGCCTCAGAACACTCACACCGCACTTGTTCCGGCGAATATTCAGCACACGCACTGCCGGGGCATCACAGTGCGGGCTGCACCAGCTGTATcctggagggaggcagagggcaCAGGCGTGGCAATACAGACGGAGAGGACGGAGGAGACAGGCGAGCGTGGTACTGACCCGGTGTCTGTATTCTCTCTTTCCCGCCCCCTCCGGTGCTGTGTGCTCAACCGACACGCTGCTGCCTGAGAcacttccaacacacacacacacacacacacacacacacacacacaccggccaTAACAACTTCTGGGCCTACAAAACAGTTACCTCACCTCGTGATCGAATGCCTACCTGCGTGAGTGAACAAATCGCACCTCTCCCCACGTCGTGCAGTGCGAGTCCttgctgcaacacacacacacacacacacacacacacacacacacacacacacacacacacactaaaacaacaCCACGGCCACCAGTGAATACTTCTGTTGTCACGAAACGAAACTTTTTGAAAACTGTGACATCACTACAATACTATATTATTATATCATGTATCATATACCTGTCCCTGCAATACCATCAGCACCatggcttcccttctctctccgaCAGAGCGCCGCACCCCCCGAGAGCTTGTACCAGGAACTGCTCTCAACAATCAGTCTCGGGGACGACGTGCAGGCGGTGTCCAGTCTCCTGTGTCAAGGCGCCTCCATAGAGCCCCGGGGTGGCCGCTCCCCCCTCAGACTTGCTGTCACCACCGACCGTGCACGCACCGTCAGCCTGCTGCTGGCGAGCGGCGCCTCCCTGTCCGCCACACTGCTGCAGGAGGCTTGGCAGAGCCCCAATGTGACCCACATGGTGCTGGCCTCCCTCACCAGCGTGAGTACCCTCCCTTGCCTGTCTGGCAGCATTGCCACACTGTAAAGGCGAGGACGAACATCGTCACTGGATCTGAGTCTCAGCGGCGGCTCCTTTGCAGCGTGGAAAGTGAAAAGCTTGGAGAGTTATAGGTCTGTTAGTTATATAGGATAAACTTTGTGTCGGAATAAGTTCAGTTTGAGGTGTTAGTGGTGCGTGTGACAGACCTGCAGCACACCAAAGTCTTCCAACATTACAGAACATGCAACTCAATCTCATCACTCCATAAAAGGACGCCATTAATATTGGGTTTTACAGCAATGTCATTAGAGTTCATTTAATGTCTTTAGAACAAGCAAAGAAGTAGATCCCATAATAGTTAAATGTCTGCTAATACATCAACATCGACCTTCAATGAACTCTAACGACACTGCTGTAAAACCTAACATTTAGGAATAATATGAGAAAACACTTCTTTGGTCTGTGGTAAGATTACATTCGTatatgcatttttgtacttCATAGCACTCCATAACACTTGTGCGTTCATGCCTCGCCGCTTGCCGTGATCTGTCAGCCAGGCTGTTTGTCTTACTGAGACAAACCATTGCAAGTATATACAAgaataacaatctctctctctctctctctctctctctctctctctctctctctctctctctctctctctctcctgggctGGCGGAAGTTTGTCAGGATTGCTGTGTTTGCTGTCTTGGTCTCTGCTGTAAATGACGTGTCATTTTGGTCGCTGGGGTCTAAGTGGTCTCCAGCTCTGTGGTTCTCGCTCACCGCTGTTTGTTAACACGTAATGAAATATTTTTGCCTCCCTGAAAACTTGCCATGGAAATAATTTTTAATGTAGGACATAAATGATACTCTGACCATTGGTGTTCTGTCTGTGCAGCTCGGAGATCTTGAGGAGGGTGACAGCAGCAAGGCGGCAGAACCTGGTGGCTTTATGGTCACATTTCATTCAATTGTTACCtcttgattatatatataaaaaaaaaaaaaagcaatgttCCAGTACTGACGTCACTGGGCTCCAGGCTGGgtgatacacacaaacacacacacgttgtttAGTCCTGTAGGGAACACCAACCCTCCTTCCACGCAAGGCTCAGAGGCAAGGCGTGTGCCTGATATCTCAACCCTCGCTCTCTCGCAGGCCTACTGCTGCCGGCTGCGTGTGGAGCAGCGTCGTCTGGTAGAGGTCAGCCGCGCTCTTGTCGAGGGCATCAGCAATCTGCTGGAAGACATCGAGGGAAGTACTCCGTGGCTGGCTGCCTGGCGATCGGGCGAGGACACTGACCACGCAACTCTGAGCGACCTCCTGGCAAAGGCTGCGGCTGCCAACTGCCCCGTGACTGCCGCCTTCCTGCAGAGTGCAGGGGCGTGGCCTTTCTTTAGCCAAGCCTCGGGTGGCAGCGCCCTGCACGCAGCGCTGGACGCCGGCCACCAGACCATGGCCGAGGCGCTGATCAGGGACCTCGGGGGCTGCCCTTACGTGCCGGACACACACGGTCGCCTTCCAGTGCACATGATGAGTGACGAGGAGCGACAGAGGCTGGAGCAGGTGaggctgtctgtttgtgttctctctctctctctctctctctctctctctctctctctctctctctctctctctctgagaagggtggtggtgagggtcgCGGATCAGATAGGAAGGTGGGCAAGATGAAGTGTGACTGGTGACTAATATGATAGTAATACACCAGtaacaacagctacaacaacaactactactactactacatagctaccaccattaccactattattattattattattattattattattattattattataactattattattattatttttattattactattattatgttACCTGATAAAATAAttgtactacacacacacacacacacacacacacacacacacacacacacacacacagcatagtACAGTGGTAAGCAAGCTCTGGTCACAACTGAGAAAGCCCGGGTTCGAGTCCCGGGCACGACGAGGCAAAGGGGGCAAAattcttaatgtgtagcccctgttctcccagcagcaagtaggtacgggatgtaactcGAGGGATTATGGCCTCGCTGTCTCAATGTGTGGtatgtcagtggtctcagtcctgccAAAAGACAGGTCACTATGATCTTTGAGCTCTTCCATAGGGGAACAGCTGCCTGGGTGACCACCAGACGACCATTGGTGAATGACACATCTTTtcaccacactcactcactcactcactcactcactcactcactcactcactcactcactcactcactcactcactcactcactcactcactcactcactcactcactcactcactcactcactcactcactcactcactcactcactcactcactcactcactcactcactcactcactcactcactcactctctctctctctctctctctctctctctctctctctctctctctctctctctctctctctctctctctctctctctctctctctctctctctctctctctctctctctctctctctctctctctctctctctctctctctctctctctctctctctctaagtcgcATCTTTCTCACGTCTCACAGAGGCTCTtcgaggaggagcaagagaagctGAAGGATTTGGAGCTTCTGCAGAAAGCAGATCGCGAGAAGGCGGCGGCACGGACAGCGCTGGACGTGCAGAAGGTTCTTTTTGACACCCACAAGAATGGAGAGGACAAGAATGTTTCTGCAGGTGATGGCCGCGCCGCCCTGCTGCTGGCCGCTCGCAAAGGCCTTCTGCAGCTGACTCATCTGCTGCTGCGGGAGGGTCGCCGCCCAGTGGACGAGGTGGTGGACGACACCTGCGGCACCACCGCCCTCCACCAGGCGGCTTCGCACGGCCAGGACGGTTGCGTGGCGCTGCTGCTGAGCGCAGGCGCCAACACACAGCAGCGCGACAGCTACGGCCAGACCCCCCGACTCCTTGCCGCCATGTTTGGCCACACAAGCACTGCTGACTTGCTGGCCCAACAAGATGTGCAGGACGTTCCTTGCCGCGCGGGCACCACCGCCAAGCAAGTGACGCGAGGATTTGAAGCATACTTGCAGCTTTATGAGAAGCATGCCCATGATCCTCTGACTCCATTTGACCGCCACAACCCCGACGGCGTCACAAGGAAGCTCATGAAATGCATACGTGTAGGAAAACTGCAACAGGAGGCTCAGCGGGTGGCTGTTGACTTATCAGAAGGTGAGGCCCTTCAAATACACGAGGCGGTGATGGCGGAACTGAAAGTCATCATGGATAATGTGTCAGCCGCGGACCCCACCTACCGCGGCGACCTGAGGCTGGCGGGCAGCTCTCGGGACGGCTCCAAGTTGTACGCCCCAGATGAGTTTGACGTAAATATCGTGATTCACGGTGATGACGCAGGAGTAAATGttagtgagagaaggaaggaggaagcccTGCTGAAGGGCAGGTTACAGATCTCTGTGAAGACTGACAACCCCAACCTTAAGGGGAATAGTTTCATGGCCAATCTGTACAAGAAGGTGCACCGCTGCCTCGCTGGCCACACCCTGCAGGACGAAAGACTGAGCCTGGTGCCGCCGGGCCTTACTAGTACGCAGGTGGGCGTGGCACTTGCCCTGGCCTGGCAGGGGCGAGAGTATCCACTGCTGCTGGTCGGCGTGGACCTGGTGCCGGTGCTGGAGGTGCCGTGGCCGGAACAAATCCCCAGACCCTTCCTCACTCCcggggacaccaccaccatgcagctCAGTAATGCCGCGGATGGCTCATGGCGCTGCAGCTTTGCCTTGACGGAGGCAAAGGTGCTAGGGACGCTGAGCCCGGCGGAGCGCCAATTGCAGCTGATGGGAAAGCTACTTCTTTCCCGCCTCAAGGCTGAGCGCTGGATGCCACGACACAAGAAGAGCTTCTGCACCTGGTTTGCCACACGGGAGTGGAACATCCCGGTGCCGAGCGGGTTCTGCTTCAAGAACGCACTCCTGCGGTGGCTGGAGTATAGGAGGCGTGGGGAGAGGCACCATGCCAAGCAGTTGGcggcggggcgggagggggaCCCCGCCAGATGGCTGGTACAGGTGTTCAGACTGATGTGTGCAGACCCAGAGGAATCCCGAGAGCGCCTGACAACTCAAAACAGCTCCGCCTACTTTGGAGGAGACTGTGAGGGGCGAAAACCTGGGGACGGGGCGCCCGTCATCGTGCAGTGTCTGGAGGAGGACTTGGAAAAGTTGTGGCCTGGCTCGTCTGGGCCACCACGGCCTCAGCCTAGACAGCCAGGCGGCGGTGAACATACTGGTGGCGCTGCGTCTTTGGATGCAGAAGATGCAACTCCACGGTGATGGTCAGCAGTGACTCGCACCACTCTGtcaacctcacacacacacacacacacacacacacacgcacgtataCCTACATGTGGTAATCTCCAGAGACACAAATGGTTGATGTCAGACGTCACATATGGACAATGAATAGTGTAACAGTAAGGAAACACGTGAGCTCTCAAATTTGGAAACTTGTATATGTAAAACAATCCTTGCCCTGTAAAAAACTTATGAGAAGTGTTTcaataaactaaaaacaaacattattttgtttatgttaaGCCTATTAAAGTATTTACCACTGTCATATTGAAATTtatatcccctcccccctcaaaaaaaaaataaataaaaaattatatatatatatatatatatatatatatatatatatatatatatatatatatatatatatatatatatatatatatatatatatatatatatataaaattatacGACACACAAAGATACCGGCTCACCTGAAGAAGTTACAAAGCAGAAGCAAACGTACAACAGCCACACTTCACCTGTTTGCTGATCCACCGACCTCCACTCTTCCACAACCTGCGATTACCTCCCGACTCGTCCCCGCCACCCTCTGTTCCTTCACCCCTCGGTCAACCACCGCGGCAGACACCAAGAACCTGGTCCAAAACTAGAGTGTTACAAGTGGGGCGAGTTTGAAGAGCAGCAGTGATGGTGTCAGTGTCACCACAAGGCAAGGTGTGGCAGCTGTCACTGACTCGGTCACAAGAGTAAACCCTCAGCCTGCTATAGGACCTTGGAAAATGACGAATGTCAAGCCGATCCTTCGCCTGATCAAGTCATAAAGGACTCTCTCAGGATGGAACACTTCATTTCTCAGTCAGTACAGAGGGTGAGGGGCCTCGCTCTATCCTCTGTGAGTGACCTGTCACCTGGACAGCTGCCAGACGTGTTCCCTGCAACTAGTAAAGCCAATACAGCGCTGCGCTGCCTCTTTACAAAACAGACCAGGCGGGTCACCTCCCGGGGACACGTGGCGGGGGGATTCATGTCAGGGTGAGGTCACTTGTGCCTCGCTGCTCGCGATGAGGTTaacgttttattttcattactatttcgtTAAATGAATTAAATATTTCCTACTTATATTCCTTCGAATTACCTTATAAGTATTACGAAACAACCTACCTGCCAA
Proteins encoded in this window:
- the LOC135091522 gene encoding serine/threonine-protein phosphatase 6 regulatory ankyrin repeat subunit B-like isoform X6 encodes the protein MASNQTDSSEEWFRKWMTHRPTQKLVAAVEEGGKARVRSAIARGANPKVTIPTDAGLSVCLVTVAASKGHHHLLRCLLQAGLSIEGGGTTDTTPLMEAAGKGHTQTVKALLTLGANPLATDSKGRTALHYAAARGQQQCVAALTPVTPPTPAHLEALTPVHAASYCGHVEVLEQLAGAGWPLTARDSDGNTPLHLAAAGGSVTCQEWLEQRGGDPRVLNKAGHTPRDTELLTAVAEGDEARVRSSLARGAHSEITVPSVAGMSGSLVSVAAINGHHRLLRCLLQAGLSIEGGGTTDRTPLMEAAGNGHTQTVKALLTLGANPLATDSGGRTALHYAAARGQQQCVAALTPVTPPTPAHLEALTPVHAASYCGHVEVLEQLAGAGWPLTTRDSDGDTPLHLAAAGGSVTCQEWLEQRGGDPRVLNKAGHTPRDKELLTAVAEGDEARVRSSLARGAHSEITLLTVDGMLRSLVSVAAINGHHHLLRCLLQAGLSIEGGGTTDRTPLMEAAEKGHTQTVKALLTLGANPLATDNGGRMALHYAAARGQQQCVAALTPVTPPTPAHLEALTPVHTASYRGHVEVLEQLAGAGWPLTARDSDGKTPLHLAAEGGSVTCLRWLVNRGGDTRVQNKSGHTPLDTAVQFGRHEVETWLVKNSGAVVRNEDQRVEEVRIWRRRHENNHITVLFYMMEGNKAAMSLIPEDYDGHVLNREGLTPLHVAALRGASSRVVEALLRRGVSPHVITPDNMTPADLARQEGHDPVIKGLQCHRCEQSAAPPESLYQELLSTISLGDDVQAVSSLLCQGASIEPRGGRSPLRLAVTTDRARTVSLLLASGASLSATLLQEAWQSPNVTHMVLASLTSAYCCRLRVEQRRLVEVSRALVEGISNLLEDIEGSTPWLAAWRSGEDTDHATLSDLLAKAAAANCPVTAAFLQSAGAWPFFSQASGGSALHAALDAGHQTMAEALIRDLGGCPYVPDTHGRLPVHMMSDEERQRLEQRLFEEEQEKLKDLELLQKADREKAAARTALDVQKVLFDTHKNGEDKNVSAGDGRAALLLAARKGLLQLTHLLLREGRRPVDEVVDDTCGTTALHQAASHGQDGCVALLLSAGANTQQRDSYGQTPRLLAAMFGHTSTADLLAQQDVQDVPCRAGTTAKQVTRGFEAYLQLYEKHAHDPLTPFDRHNPDGVTRKLMKCIRVGKLQQEAQRVAVDLSEGEALQIHEAVMAELKVIMDNVSAADPTYRGDLRLAGSSRDGSKLYAPDEFDVNIVIHGDDAGVNVSERRKEEALLKGRLQISVKTDNPNLKGNSFMANLYKKVHRCLAGHTLQDERLSLVPPGLTSTQVGVALALAWQGREYPLLLVGVDLVPVLEVPWPEQIPRPFLTPGDTTTMQLSNAADGSWRCSFALTEAKVLGTLSPAERQLQLMGKLLLSRLKAERWMPRHKKSFCTWFATREWNIPVPSGFCFKNALLRWLEYRRRGERHHAKQLAAGREGDPARWLVQVFRLMCADPEESRERLTTQNSSAYFGGDCEGRKPGDGAPVIVQCLEEDLEKLWPGSSGPPRPQPRQPGGGEHTGGAASLDAEDATPR
- the LOC135091522 gene encoding serine/threonine-protein phosphatase 6 regulatory ankyrin repeat subunit B-like isoform X7, encoding MSGSLVSVAAINGHHRLLRCLLQAGLSIEGGGTTDTTPLMEAAEKGHTQTVKALLTLGANPLATDSGGRTALHYAAARGQQQCVAALTPVTPPTPAHLEALTPVHAASYCGHVEVLEQLAGAGWPLTARDSDGNTPLHLAAAGGSVTCQEWLEQRGGDPRVLNKAGHTPRDTELLTAVAEGDEARVRSSLARGAHSEITVPSVAGMSGSLVSVAAINGHHRLLRCLLQAGLSIEGGGTTDRTPLMEAAGNGHTQTVKALLTLGANPLATDSGGRTALHYAAARGQQQCVAALTPVTPPTPAHLEALTPVHAASYCGHVEVLEQLAGAGWPLTTRDSDGDTPLHLAAAGGSVTCQEWLEQRGGDPRVLNKAGHTPRDKELLTAVAEGDEARVRSSLARGAHSEITLLTVDGMLRSLVSVAAINGHHHLLRCLLQAGLSIEGGGTTDRTPLMEAAEKGHTQTVKALLTLGANPLATDNGGRMALHYAAARGQQQCVAALTPVTPPTPAHLEALTPVHTASYRGHVEVLEQLAGAGWPLTARDSDGKTPLHLAAEGGSVTCLRWLVNRGGDTRVQNKSGHTPLDTAVQFGRHEVETWLVKNSGAVVRNEDQRVEEVRIWRRRHENNHITVLFYMMEGNKAAMSLIPEDYDGHVLNREGLTPLHVAALRGASSRVVEALLRRGVSPHVITPDNMTPADLARQEGHDPVIKGLQCHRCEQSAAPPESLYQELLSTISLGDDVQAVSSLLCQGASIEPRGGRSPLRLAVTTDRARTVSLLLASGASLSATLLQEAWQSPNVTHMVLASLTSAYCCRLRVEQRRLVEVSRALVEGISNLLEDIEGSTPWLAAWRSGEDTDHATLSDLLAKAAAANCPVTAAFLQSAGAWPFFSQASGGSALHAALDAGHQTMAEALIRDLGGCPYVPDTHGRLPVHMMSDEERQRLEQRLFEEEQEKLKDLELLQKADREKAAARTALDVQKVLFDTHKNGEDKNVSAGDGRAALLLAARKGLLQLTHLLLREGRRPVDEVVDDTCGTTALHQAASHGQDGCVALLLSAGANTQQRDSYGQTPRLLAAMFGHTSTADLLAQQDVQDVPCRAGTTAKQVTRGFEAYLQLYEKHAHDPLTPFDRHNPDGVTRKLMKCIRVGKLQQEAQRVAVDLSEGEALQIHEAVMAELKVIMDNVSAADPTYRGDLRLAGSSRDGSKLYAPDEFDVNIVIHGDDAGVNVSERRKEEALLKGRLQISVKTDNPNLKGNSFMANLYKKVHRCLAGHTLQDERLSLVPPGLTSTQVGVALALAWQGREYPLLLVGVDLVPVLEVPWPEQIPRPFLTPGDTTTMQLSNAADGSWRCSFALTEAKVLGTLSPAERQLQLMGKLLLSRLKAERWMPRHKKSFCTWFATREWNIPVPSGFCFKNALLRWLEYRRRGERHHAKQLAAGREGDPARWLVQVFRLMCADPEESRERLTTQNSSAYFGGDCEGRKPGDGAPVIVQCLEEDLEKLWPGSSGPPRPQPRQPGGGEHTGGAASLDAEDATPR
- the LOC135091522 gene encoding serine/threonine-protein phosphatase 6 regulatory ankyrin repeat subunit C-like isoform X10 is translated as MALHYAAARGQQQCVAALTPVTPPTPAHLEALTPVHTASYRGHVEVLEQLAGAGWPLTARDSDGKTPLHLAAEGGSVTCLRWLVNRGGDTRVQNKSGHTPLDTAVQFGRHEVETWLVKNSGAVVRNEDQRVEEVRIWRRRHENNHITVLFYMMEGNKAAMSLIPEDYDGHVLNREGLTPLHVAALRGASSRVVEALLRRGVSPHVITPDNMTPADLARQEGHDPVIKGLQCHRCEQSAAPPESLYQELLSTISLGDDVQAVSSLLCQGASIEPRGGRSPLRLAVTTDRARTVSLLLASGASLSATLLQEAWQSPNVTHMVLASLTSAYCCRLRVEQRRLVEVSRALVEGISNLLEDIEGSTPWLAAWRSGEDTDHATLSDLLAKAAAANCPVTAAFLQSAGAWPFFSQASGGSALHAALDAGHQTMAEALIRDLGGCPYVPDTHGRLPVHMMSDEERQRLEQRLFEEEQEKLKDLELLQKADREKAAARTALDVQKVLFDTHKNGEDKNVSAGDGRAALLLAARKGLLQLTHLLLREGRRPVDEVVDDTCGTTALHQAASHGQDGCVALLLSAGANTQQRDSYGQTPRLLAAMFGHTSTADLLAQQDVQDVPCRAGTTAKQVTRGFEAYLQLYEKHAHDPLTPFDRHNPDGVTRKLMKCIRVGKLQQEAQRVAVDLSEGEALQIHEAVMAELKVIMDNVSAADPTYRGDLRLAGSSRDGSKLYAPDEFDVNIVIHGDDAGVNVSERRKEEALLKGRLQISVKTDNPNLKGNSFMANLYKKVHRCLAGHTLQDERLSLVPPGLTSTQVGVALALAWQGREYPLLLVGVDLVPVLEVPWPEQIPRPFLTPGDTTTMQLSNAADGSWRCSFALTEAKVLGTLSPAERQLQLMGKLLLSRLKAERWMPRHKKSFCTWFATREWNIPVPSGFCFKNALLRWLEYRRRGERHHAKQLAAGREGDPARWLVQVFRLMCADPEESRERLTTQNSSAYFGGDCEGRKPGDGAPVIVQCLEEDLEKLWPGSSGPPRPQPRQPGGGEHTGGAASLDAEDATPR
- the LOC135091522 gene encoding serine/threonine-protein phosphatase 6 regulatory ankyrin repeat subunit C-like isoform X9; translated protein: MASNQTDSSEEWFRKWMTHRPTQKLVAAVEEGGKARVRSAIARGANPKVTIPTDAGLSVCLVTVAASKGHHHLLRCLLQAGLSIEGGGTTDTTPLMEAAGKGHTQTVKALLTLGANPLATDSKGRMALHYAAARGQQQCVAALTPVTPPTPAHLEALTPVHTASYRGHVEVLEQLAGAGWPLTARDSDGKTPLHLAAEGGSVTCLRWLVNRGGDTRVQNKSGHTPLDTAVQFGRHEVETWLVKNSGAVVRNEDQRVEEVRIWRRRHENNHITVLFYMMEGNKAAMSLIPEDYDGHVLNREGLTPLHVAALRGASSRVVEALLRRGVSPHVITPDNMTPADLARQEGHDPVIKGLQCHRCEQSAAPPESLYQELLSTISLGDDVQAVSSLLCQGASIEPRGGRSPLRLAVTTDRARTVSLLLASGASLSATLLQEAWQSPNVTHMVLASLTSAYCCRLRVEQRRLVEVSRALVEGISNLLEDIEGSTPWLAAWRSGEDTDHATLSDLLAKAAAANCPVTAAFLQSAGAWPFFSQASGGSALHAALDAGHQTMAEALIRDLGGCPYVPDTHGRLPVHMMSDEERQRLEQRLFEEEQEKLKDLELLQKADREKAAARTALDVQKVLFDTHKNGEDKNVSAGDGRAALLLAARKGLLQLTHLLLREGRRPVDEVVDDTCGTTALHQAASHGQDGCVALLLSAGANTQQRDSYGQTPRLLAAMFGHTSTADLLAQQDVQDVPCRAGTTAKQVTRGFEAYLQLYEKHAHDPLTPFDRHNPDGVTRKLMKCIRVGKLQQEAQRVAVDLSEGEALQIHEAVMAELKVIMDNVSAADPTYRGDLRLAGSSRDGSKLYAPDEFDVNIVIHGDDAGVNVSERRKEEALLKGRLQISVKTDNPNLKGNSFMANLYKKVHRCLAGHTLQDERLSLVPPGLTSTQVGVALALAWQGREYPLLLVGVDLVPVLEVPWPEQIPRPFLTPGDTTTMQLSNAADGSWRCSFALTEAKVLGTLSPAERQLQLMGKLLLSRLKAERWMPRHKKSFCTWFATREWNIPVPSGFCFKNALLRWLEYRRRGERHHAKQLAAGREGDPARWLVQVFRLMCADPEESRERLTTQNSSAYFGGDCEGRKPGDGAPVIVQCLEEDLEKLWPGSSGPPRPQPRQPGGGEHTGGAASLDAEDATPR